A portion of the Betta splendens chromosome 2, fBetSpl5.4, whole genome shotgun sequence genome contains these proteins:
- the LOC114869908 gene encoding protein NLRC3-like isoform X1, translating into MDPSPASTGSDPGPEAEPEPSYVSCRSDDSNPRLIDFKRPGPEPEPSYVSCRSDGSNPRLIDFKHAVKRRKRKQAQTITKHIRDPLYSKGRQHYYQRVNQESSEPTQKHQTHMDSTFMFQLLEENIVTFVKKELKKIQKVLSQDYPECLESQMEDEEVLYGEDEEQRRSTSDAFLKITVNFLRWMNQEEMADFLQSRGPAAVCQRKLKSNLKNKFQCVFEGIAKAGNPTLLNQIYTELYITEGETGEVNNEHEVRQIETASRMRNRGETIIRPEDIFKGSAGRHGAIRTVMTKGVAGIGKTVLTQKFTLDWAEDKANQDIHFIFPFTFRELNVLKEQKFSLMKLVHYFFTEPKEEGICRFEELKVVFILDGLDECRLPLDFNKTKTLTDVTESTSVDVLLTNLIRGNLLPSARLWITTRPAAANQIPPGCVAMVTEVRGFTDPQKDEYFRKRFTDEEQATTIISHIKTSRSLHIMCHIPVFCWITATVLEDVLKTREGGELPRTLTEMYIYFLVVQTTVKNIKYDGGAEIDPHWSPESKKMIDSLGKLAFEQLQKGNLIFYESDLTECGIDIREASVYSGVFTQIFKEEKGLYQDRVFCFVHLSVQEFLAALHVHLTFISSGVNLLSQQQPTSSYVIDIFDFESNEDSDIDEYWFDHKNECEPQSAESLFYQTAVDTALCSQNGHLDLFLRFLLGLSLPVNQTLLQGLMTMTENSSQTTQDTVKYIKEKIEETASAVKSINLFHCLNELNDCSLVEGIQQFLESGILSDEFSLAQWSALLFMLVSTGSELDVFDPLRYSLCFSEEDLMFVLGVVKVSKRVVLSGCNLSGTICESLSSVLSFQFSSLRELDLSNNDLQDSGVKLLAVGLESPHCQLETLRLKLCNLSDTSCGALSSVLSSQTCSLRELDLSNNDLQDLGVNPLSAGLKSPHCQLECLRLSGCMITEEGCASLASALTSNPSHLRELDLSYNHPGDSGVEMLSAGLEDPHWRLDTLSVEPAGVQWLKPGLKKYFCQLTIDTNTLNRCLRLSDDDCTVTRVKEDLSYPDHPDRFVLWQLLCSDGLTGRRYWEVEWRGDVYVSVSYRRIRRRGDKDVCWFGRNSDSWSLDCSDDAGYSVCHRNRETSLSFPVSNRVAVYVDCPAGSLSFYRVSSDKLIHLYTFNTTFTDPLYPGFSLWSGSSVSLCRV; encoded by the exons CCacatttatg tttcagctgctggaggaaaatatTGTCACTTTTgtaaagaaggagctgaagaagatccagaaggttctgagtcaagattacccagaatgcttagagagtcagatggaggatgaggaggtgttGTATGGTGAGGacgaagagcagaggaggagcaccagcgacgcgtttctgaagatcacagtgaacttcctgaggtgGATGAATCAGGAGGAGATGGCTGActttctgcagagca GAGGTCCTGCTGCGGTTTGTCAGCGTAAACTTAAATCTAACCTAAAGAataagttccagtgtgtgtttgaaggcatcgctaaagcaggaaacccaacccttctgaaccagatctacacagagctctacatcacagagggagagactggagaggtcaacaatgaacatgaggtcagacagattgaaacagcttCAAGGATGCGAAACAGAGGAGAAACAatcatcagaccagaagacatctttaaaggctcagctggaagacatggagccatcagaacagtgatgacaaagggagtggctggaattgggaaaacagtcctaacacagaagttcactctggactgggctgaagacaaagccaaccaggacatacacttcatatttccattcaccttcagagagctgaatgtgctgaaagagcaaaagttcagcttgaTGAAACTTGTTCATTACTTCTTCACTGAACCCAAAGAAGAaggaatctgcaggtttgaagagttaaaggttgttttcatcttggacggtctggatgagtgtcgacttcctctggacttcaacaagactaaaaccctgactgatgtcacagagtccacctcagtggatgtgctgctgacaaacctgatcagggggaacctgcttccctctgctcgcctctggatcaccacacgacctgcagcagccaatcagatccctcctggctgtgttgccatggtgacagaggtcagagggttcactgacccacagaaggacgagtacttcaggaagaggttcacagatgaggagcaggccACAaccatcatctcccacatcaagacgtcacgaagcctccacatcatgtgccacatcccagtcttctgctggatcactgctacggttctggaggatgtgttgaaaaccagagagggaggagagctgcccaggaccctgactgagatgtacatctacttcctggtggttcagaccacagtgaagaacatcaagtatgatggtgGAGCTGAGATAGATCCACATTGGAGTCCAGAGAGCAAGAAGATGATTGACtcactgggaaaactggcttttgagcagctgcaaaaaggaaacctgatcttttatgagtcagacctgacagagtgtggcatcgatatcagagaagcctcagtttactcaggagtgttcacacagatctttaaagaggagaaaggactgtaccaggacagggtgttctgcttcgtccatctaagtgttcaggagtttctggctgctcttcatgtccatctgaccttcatcagctctggagtcaacctgctgtcacaacaacaaccaacatcATCATATGTCATTGATATTTTTGATTTTGAATCCAATGAAGATTCTGATATTGATGAATATTGGTTTGACCACAAAAATGAATGTGAACCACAATCTGCAGAGAGTCTCTTCTATCAGACAGCAGTGGACACAGCCTTATGTAGTcaaaatggacacctggacctgttcctccgcttcctcctgggacTGTCCCTACCAGTCAATCAGACCCTACTACAAGGTCTGATGACTATGACAGAAAATAGCTCACAGACCACTCAGGACACCGTCAAATACATCAAAGAGAAAATCGAAGAGACTGCCTCTGCAGTCAAAAGCATCAACTTGTTCCACTGTctaaatgaactgaatgattgttctctagtggaGGGGATCCAACAGTTCCTGGAATCAGGAATTCTCTCAGATGAGTTCTCTCTGGCTCAGTGGTCTGCTCTGCTCTTCATGTTAGTGTCAACAGGAAGCGAACTGGACGTGTTTGATCCACTAAGATACTCTTTATGCTTCTCAGAGGAGGATCTCATGTTTGTGCTTGGAGTGGTCAAAGTCTCCAAGAGAGTTGT actgagtggcTGCAACCTGTCCGGGACAATCTGTGAatctctgtcctcagttctcagctttCAGttctctagtctgagagaactggacctgagtaacaacgacctgcaggattcaggagtgaagctgttGGCTGTTGGACTTGAGAGTCCACACTGTCAACTGGAAACTCTTAG ACTGAAGTTGTGTAACCTGTCAGACACAAGTTGTGgagctctgtcctcagtcctCAGCTCTCAAACATGTAGTCTAAGAGAACttgacctgagtaacaacgacctgcaggatttaGGAGTGAatcctctgtctgctggactgaagagtccacACTGTCAACTGGAATGTCTGAG GCTGTCAGGTTGTATGatcacagaggaaggctgtgcttctctggcctCCGCTCTGacctccaacccctcccatctgagagaactggacctgagctacaaccaTCCAGGAGACTCGGGAGTGGAGATGTTGTCTGCTGGACTagaggatccacactggagactggacactctcag TGTGGAACCTGCTGGAGTCCAGTGGTTGAAACCAGGTCTTAAGAAGT atttctgtcaactcacaattgacacaaacacactaaataGGTGCCTTAGACTGTCTGATGACGACTGCACAGTGACCCGTGTGAAAGAGGATctgtcatatcctgatcatccagacagattcgTTCTGTGGCAGCTGCTTTGTAGTGATGGTTTGACCGGTCGCCGTTACTGGGAGGTCGAGTGGAGAGGAGACGTTTatgtatcagtgagttacagacgaatcagaaggagaggagacaaaGACGTCTGTTGGTTTGGAAGGAACAGTGATTCTTGGAGTCTGGACTGCTCTGATGACGCTGGATACTCTGTCTGTCACCGTAACAGGGAAACATCCCTCTCCTTCCCTGTGTCTAACAGAGtagcagtgtatgtggactgtcctgctggttctctgtccttttacagagtctcctctgacaaactgatccacctgtacaccttcaacaccacgtTCACTGATCCTCTTTATCCCGGGTTTTCATTATGGTCtggttcctctgtgtctctgtgtagaGTGTAG